In Fusarium oxysporum f. sp. lycopersici 4287 chromosome 6, whole genome shotgun sequence, a single window of DNA contains:
- a CDS encoding hypothetical protein (At least one base has a quality score < 10), giving the protein MMESQVMNRSPDHHGHQLGDGLGSTAGTHDKQPCRRTDHDISTSHRASEEERNTVMEFQATVMNSFIADPAAWLRRERSYLKIDNSKRRLHEGQIASDASFGALSSDHTFASRLSSEDQRTEDADGNPMSPAYTSSEPETCALLESRLTAERGNHYLALDDAALCLRMGYQEGELLKDLTRKQQVAGDCQERAFRYHSCEAHMGGCLERVNTKWLCVGHREGNHTSGIIRDYHLSKGS; this is encoded by the coding sequence ATGATGGAATCTCAGGTAATGAACAGATCACCTGATCACCATGGGCATCAGCTCGGTGACGGCCTTGGAAGTACTGCTGGGACTCACGACAAACAGCCATGTAGGCGTACAGATCACGATATTTCAACCTCCCACAGGGcctctgaagaagaaaggaacACTGTTATGGAATTTCAAGCAACAGTGATGAATTCTTTCATCGCTGACCCCGCAGCATGGCTTCGAAGGGAGCGCAGTTATCTCAAAATCGATAATAGTAAGAGACGCCTACATGAAGGACAAATCGCTTCAGATGCCAGCTTTGGGGCACTATCATCAGATCATACTTTTGCATCTCGATTATCCAGCGAAGATCAGAGGACAGAGGATGCTGACGGGAACCCTATGTCACCCGCTTATACAAGTTCAGAACCCGAAACTTGCGCGCTGCTTGAGAGTAGGCTGACAGCGGAGCGAGGCAACCATTATCTTGCCTTGGATGACGCCGCCTTGTGTTTGAGGATGGGTTATCAAGAAGGCGAGCTTTTAAAAGATTTGACACGGAAGCAACAAGTCGCTGGGGATTGTCAAGAGCGGGCTTTTCGATACCATTCTTGTGAGGCACACATGGGCGGTTGTTTGGAAAGAGTCAACACAAAGTGGCTTTGCGTAGGGCATAGAGAGGGGAATCACACGTCTGGTATTATTAGAGATTACCATCTCAGTAAAGGAAGTTGA